The Brenneria rubrifaciens genome has a window encoding:
- a CDS encoding SRPBCC family protein: MRPSFLKNIGIKNGKDSDEIRSSITIDRSAETLFALWRKPETLPVLMNHFATIDILNNTDSRWRVNTPFGALIEWQARIVDEKSGEYIHWRSLEGARIPNEGRLSFKSAPSGTGTEVTLMIRFDPPGGFLGKKISQMFDILSKDMLTKTLQRFKNLAENDGSA, translated from the coding sequence GTGCGCCCCTCTTTTCTTAAAAATATTGGCATCAAAAACGGAAAAGATTCAGATGAAATTCGCAGCAGCATCACGATTGATCGTTCTGCGGAAACGCTGTTTGCGCTCTGGCGCAAACCGGAAACGTTGCCAGTGTTGATGAATCATTTTGCGACCATCGACATTCTAAATAACACCGATTCGCGCTGGCGTGTTAACACGCCGTTTGGCGCCCTCATTGAATGGCAGGCACGGATCGTTGATGAAAAAAGTGGTGAGTACATCCACTGGCGCTCCCTCGAAGGCGCTCGTATTCCCAATGAAGGCCGACTGTCGTTCAAATCCGCGCCGTCAGGCACAGGCACCGAAGTCACGCTGATGATCCGCTTCGATCCCCCCGGCGGTTTTCTGGGGAAAAAAATCAGCCAGATGTTCGATATATTGTCCAAGGATATGCTGACAAAAACGCTTCAACGCTTCAAAAATCTAGCTGAAAATGACGGTTCCGCTTGA
- the pncC gene encoding nicotinamide-nucleotide amidase, whose protein sequence is MTETDISQLSSLVGDRLKARGAKVTCAESCTGGWLAKVITDVAGSSEWFDYGFVTYSNQAKQDLVRVNESTLSQYGAVSAEVVGEMAAGALRAARADFAVSVSGIAGPDGGSAEKPVGTVWFGFTDSQGFTVTRKVLFSGDRNDVRLQSVRFALQTLLDEFLQK, encoded by the coding sequence ATGACGGAAACTGACATTTCACAGTTAAGCAGTCTGGTTGGCGATCGCCTCAAGGCGCGTGGTGCAAAGGTTACTTGTGCGGAGTCCTGTACAGGCGGGTGGTTGGCGAAAGTTATCACCGATGTTGCTGGCAGCTCTGAGTGGTTTGATTATGGTTTTGTGACGTACAGTAATCAGGCTAAACAGGATTTGGTGCGCGTTAATGAAAGCACGCTTTCCCAATATGGTGCGGTGAGTGCCGAAGTGGTTGGGGAGATGGCGGCGGGGGCATTACGCGCAGCCAGAGCGGATTTTGCCGTCTCGGTCAGTGGTATTGCCGGCCCTGATGGAGGCTCTGCTGAAAAGCCCGTCGGGACAGTCTGGTTCGGTTTTACCGACAGTCAGGGATTCACCGTCACCCGTAAGGTGTTGTTCAGCGGAGACCGAAATGACGTGCGCTTGCAATCGGTGCGCTTTGCATTACAAACGTTGTTGGATGAGTTTCTGCAAAAATAA
- a CDS encoding MarC family NAAT transporter, producing the protein MLELIQTIGLGLVLILPLANPLTTIAVFLGLTKDMSQGEQNRQIFQTSLYVFIIMTVAFYGGQLVMNTFGISIPGLRIAGGLIVAFIGFSMLFPQQKPEHIPEVKSKTDEINDSRVANTVNIAFVPLAMPSTAGPGTIALIISTASQIKSGVDLTPWVVMVAPILTFMLVSFILWLTLKSSHLIIKLVGKGGIEAISRLMGFLLVCMGVQFIINGTLEIVKNYH; encoded by the coding sequence ATGCTGGAATTGATTCAAACTATCGGTCTTGGTTTAGTCCTTATTTTACCTCTCGCGAACCCCCTCACAACTATCGCCGTGTTCTTGGGACTGACCAAAGACATGAGTCAGGGCGAACAGAATCGACAAATATTTCAGACTTCATTGTACGTTTTTATCATCATGACCGTCGCATTCTATGGCGGTCAGTTAGTGATGAATACTTTCGGTATTTCGATTCCTGGCTTGCGCATTGCCGGGGGATTGATCGTGGCGTTTATCGGCTTTAGCATGCTTTTTCCCCAGCAAAAACCAGAGCACATCCCTGAAGTCAAGAGCAAGACGGATGAAATAAATGACAGCCGCGTGGCCAATACAGTCAATATCGCTTTCGTCCCTCTGGCAATGCCCAGCACGGCCGGTCCGGGGACAATAGCCCTTATCATCAGTACTGCTTCACAAATCAAAAGTGGTGTCGACCTTACGCCCTGGGTTGTTATGGTCGCGCCCATACTGACCTTTATGCTGGTGAGTTTTATCTTGTGGCTGACGCTGAAGAGTTCTCATCTGATTATTAAATTGGTAGGAAAAGGCGGCATCGAAGCAATTTCGCGACTAATGGGTTTTCTACTGGTATGCATGGGTGTTCAGTTCATTATCAATGGCACGTTGGAGATCGTGAAAAACTATCATTGA
- the recA gene encoding recombinase RecA, producing the protein MAIDENKQKALAAALGQIEKQFGKGSIMRLGEDRSMDVETISTGSLSLDIALGAGGLPMGRIVEIYGPESSGKTTLTLQVIAAAQREGKTCAFIDAEHALDPIYAKKLGVDIDNLLCSQPDTGEQALEICDALTRSGAVDVIIVDSVAALTPKAEIEGEIGDSHMGLAARMMSQAMRKLAGNLKQANTLLIFINQIRMKIGVMFGNPETTTGGNALKFYASVRLDIRRIGSIKEGEEVVGSETRVKVVKNKVAAPFKQAEFQILYGEGINIHGELVDLGVKHKLIEKAGAWYSYNGEKIGQGKANACNFLRENPAVAAELDKKLRGMLLHKGNESSPAAVGENYDEEVAGEGREEF; encoded by the coding sequence ATGGCTATTGATGAGAACAAACAAAAGGCTCTGGCGGCAGCGCTGGGCCAGATCGAAAAACAATTTGGTAAAGGTTCTATCATGCGTTTGGGCGAAGATCGCTCAATGGATGTTGAAACAATTTCTACCGGTTCTCTGTCTCTGGACATCGCATTGGGAGCGGGGGGGCTGCCGATGGGCCGTATCGTTGAGATTTATGGCCCGGAGTCATCAGGTAAAACCACGCTGACTTTGCAGGTTATCGCCGCGGCCCAGCGTGAAGGTAAAACTTGTGCGTTTATTGATGCCGAGCATGCGCTGGACCCGATTTACGCTAAAAAGCTTGGTGTTGATATTGATAACCTGCTGTGTTCTCAGCCGGATACCGGCGAGCAGGCGCTGGAAATTTGTGATGCGCTGACACGTTCTGGCGCAGTGGATGTCATCATTGTCGACTCGGTTGCTGCGCTAACGCCTAAAGCGGAAATTGAAGGTGAAATCGGTGATTCGCATATGGGGCTTGCCGCTCGGATGATGAGTCAGGCAATGCGTAAACTCGCGGGTAACCTGAAACAGGCCAATACGCTGTTGATTTTCATCAACCAGATTCGTATGAAGATTGGTGTCATGTTCGGCAACCCTGAAACCACTACAGGCGGTAATGCGCTGAAATTCTATGCTTCCGTGCGTCTGGATATTCGCCGTATTGGTTCCATCAAAGAGGGTGAGGAAGTTGTCGGTAGCGAAACCCGTGTGAAAGTGGTTAAAAACAAAGTGGCGGCGCCTTTCAAACAGGCTGAATTCCAGATTTTGTACGGTGAGGGGATCAACATTCACGGTGAACTGGTTGATTTGGGCGTTAAGCACAAGCTGATTGAAAAAGCGGGAGCTTGGTACAGTTATAACGGTGAAAAGATCGGCCAGGGCAAAGCGAATGCCTGCAATTTCCTGAGAGAAAACCCTGCCGTTGCTGCTGAACTGGATAAGAAACTGCGTGGAATGCTGCTGCATAAAGGTAATGAATCCTCTCCTGCAGCTGTCGGCGAGAATTACGATGAAGAAGTGGCGGGGGAAGGGCGCGAAGAGTTTTAA